TCGAACTCGACGACCCGAACCGATTCACCGAAGCGACCCCGTACAACCCGTCGTCTCCCTACTCGTCGACGAAGGCGGGCAGTGATCTGTTGGTGCGCGCCTGGGTGCGCTCGTTCGGCGTTCAGGCGACGATCTCGAACTGCTCGAACAACTACGGGCCGTACCAGCACGTCGAGAAGTTCATCCCGCGTCAGATCACCAATGTGCTGCGCGGCGAGCGCCCGAAGCTGTACGGGGCGGGGCTGAACGTGCGCGACTGGATTCACGCCGACGACCACTCCTCCGCCGTGCTCACCATCCTCGAGAAGGGCGAGATCGGTGAGACGTACCTCATCGGAGCCGACGGTGAGAAGAACAACAAGGAGGTCGTCGAGCTGATCCTCACCCAGCTCGGCCAGCCCGCCGACGCCTACGACCACGTCACCGACCGCCCCGGGCACGACCTGCGCTACGCGATCGACTCGAGCAAGCTGCGCGACGAACTCGGCTGGCAGCCCCGCTACACCGACTTCACTGCCGGGCTCGCCGCCACCATCGACTGGTACCGCGACAACGAGGCCTGGTGGGCCCCGCAGAAGGATGCGACCGAGGCGCGCTACGCGGCGCAGGGCCAGTGACGCGCATCCTGATTACCGGCGCCGGCGGGATGCTCGGCCGCGACCTGCAGACCGCGCTCGGTGGCCGCGCGGTCACCGCCGCGACCCGCGCGGACCTCGACATCACCGACGTCGAGGCCGCCGCCGACGCGGTCGCCGGGCACGGTGTTGTCGTGAACTGTGCCGCGTACACGGCGGTAGACGCGGCTGAAAGCGACGAGCAGGCGGCGCACCTCATCAACGCGACGGGCGCCGAGAATCTGGCCCGCGCATCCGCCCGCCACGGCGCACGCCTGATTCAGCTGTCGACCGACTACGTGTTCGCCGGCGACGCGACGACTCCTTACTCAGAAGATGCGCCGCTCGCGCCGGTGTCGGCCTACGGCCGCACGAAGGCCGACGGTGAGCGCCTCGCACGCGCCGCCCACCCCGCGGGCACAATCATCGTGCGCACGGCGTGGCTGTACGGCCAGCACGGGCCCAACTTCGCCGCCACCATGCTGAGGCTCGCGGCGGAGCGCGAAACCCTCACCGTCGTCGATGACCAGCGCGGGCAGCCCACCTGGACGGCCGACCTCGCAGCGCAGATCGTGGCGCTCATCGACTCCCCCGTGACGTCGGGCGTCTTTCACGGCACAGCCGCGGGCGAGACGACGTGGTTCGGCTTCGCGCGGGCCGTGTTCGAGAATGCCGGCCTCGACCCCGAGCGGGTGCAGCCGACAGACTCGTCGAGCTTCGTGCGCCCGGCACCCCGCCCCGCGTACTCGGTGCTCGGGCACGACGCGTGGGCCGCCGAGGGCCTCCCGACTCCGCGCAACTGGCGCGCAGCTCTCGACGCGGCCTTCGCTGCGGGCGCCGTTAGGACGCCCTAGAGCGGTCGGGTCGTCGCCGGCTGCGCGAGGTCGCGCGCGACGTCGATGAGGCCGCGGTTGTAGCGGTGGTACCGCCCGCCCACGGCGGCTGCCGCGACCCGCGGCACGCGCGCGACGCGGCTCACCGGTAGCGAGGCCCGCCACCGCTCATGCGCCAACTTACGGTGCAGCGTCTCGCGAATGCGCGCGTTGGCCACCTCGGGATGCGCGTCAGCAAACTCCGCGATACTCGCGGCCCGCGCGATCAACCGTGCCGCTCGCTCATCGCGCGCCTCCGTCAGCTTCTGCCTGCGACGCTCCCAGTCGACGGCGCTCGCCCCGATCTGGTTGCCGCCGTGCTGCCGGTAGTCAAGCAGCGGCTCGGGCACGAGTCGCACGCCACCCGAGAGCGCCGCAACCATGGCGAACCACTCGTCGTGAATCCACCCCTCACCGATCGGAAGCGCCCCGCGCGCAAACGGGCCCCGCATCACCGCGGTCGCCCCCGTGATGAGGTTGCGACGTAGAAGCACGTCAAACGCGTGGCCGCTCGTCAGGGCGTTGCGCTCTCGGACCGTCGCATCCAGGGTGTCTAGAAGCAAACCGCCCGTGGGCACGCCGTCGGCGTCGACGAGTCGGGCGTCCGAGTGCACGAGCATCACGGCCGGGTCGGAGAACACCGGAATCAACCGGGCCAACCGGTCGGCGGGCCAGACGTCGTCCTGGTCGCTGAGAGCAACAAGGTCGCCGGTTGTCCGCGCGACGGTATCTTCGAAATTCTTCGCGACGCCGAGCGGGGCCTCGCGGCGCACGATCGTGAGGTCGATCTCGAGTCCGCGCCCACGAGCATCCGCCACCGCCGCCTCGATGACGGCAACGGTGCCGTCGCGAGACGCGTCGTCACCGACCACGATCTCGTCGACCGGCACAGTCTGATTCAGGATGCTCGTCACCTGCTGCCCGACAAACCGCTCACCATTGTGCGTGCACAGCGCCACGGACACGGTGGGTCGGTCGGCGGGACGGCTCATGCGCCCAGCCTAGAAGCTCGCTCCGCGGCAGGCGGCCCGCCCCGGCCGAGTAGCATGGCGACACGATGGGTGCGGCCGAGAACGAGCACGGTGACGCGGCGACGCTCGCCGTCGTGACGGTCGCGTACCGCTCTGACGAGGTGCTCCCGACGTTCCTGCGCTCGATTCCCCCGGCGTCGTCCGAGCCGGTCACCGTCGTCGTCGTCGACAACGCACCCACCGCTGGCGACGCGCGTTCTCATGCCGAGGAATGTGGCGCCCAGTATCTCGCGCTCGCGGCGAACCCGGGCTACGGCGGTGCGGTCAACGCCGCCGTCAAGACGCTGCCGGCATCCGTCGAATGGATTCTCGTCAGCAATCCCGACGTCGTGCTGGGGGCCGGGGCTATCGACGAGTTGCTCGCCGCCGCACGGGCGAGTGACCGGGTCGGCAGTGCGGGGCCCACGGTTCTCGGTGGTGACGGAGCGCTATACCCGTCGGCCCGCTCGGTGCCGTCCATCCGCACGGGTGTCGGCCACGCCCTCTTTGGCCGGGTGTGGCCGTCGAACCCGTGGTCGGCGCGCTACCTCGGCACGCGGCGCGCGAGCGACGGAACGGCTGACGTGGGGTGGCTGTCAGGCTCGTGCGTACTCGTGCGCCGCGCCGCGTTCGACGAGGTCGGCGGCTTCGACGAGGGATACTTCATGTACTTCGAAGACGTCGATCTGGGCTTTCGGCTGGGCCGCGCCGGCTACGTCAACCGGTTCGTTCCCGGCGCGGTGGTCACCCACACCGGCGCCCACTCCACCTCGGGTGACGAGTCAGCCCGCATGATTCAGGCGCACCACGACAGCGCGAAGCGATTCCTCGCGCAAAAGTATCCGGGCCGCATGCTCGCCCCGATTCGTGGGATGCTCGGCGTCGGCCTCGACATCCGCTCCGCTATTGCGCGGCGCGCCACCGCTCGTCGAGCGACGCGGTGAACGCCGTCGCCGCCGCGTAGCTCGGCAGCAGACCGTCGCGCTCGGCCTGCTCGAGCGTCGGGGCGTCAGTGTCTTTCGGCGACAGGAGGATCTCGCCAATGTCGGTCGGAAATTCGAGCCCGATCGTCTCGTCGACCGGGGTGATGCCGTGTTCGCGGGTCGGCGAGTAGGTTTCGCTCACGAGGTAGGTGACCGTCGTGTTGTCCTCGAGCGCGACGAAGGCGTGGCCGAGACCCTCCGCGATGTAGAGCGCGCGTCGGTTGTCGGTGTCGAGGCGCACGGCCTCCCACTGCCCGAAGGTTGGTGAGCCGACTCGTATGTCGATGACGTAGTCGAGAATCGCGCCCGAGAGCACCTGCACGTATTTCGCCTGACTCGGCGGCACATCGGCGAAGTGGATTCCCCGCACAACGCCACGCTTCGACACCGAGCCGTTGCCCTGCTTGAGGTCGATCGGGTGACCCACGGCCTCTGCGAGAGCGTCGAACCGGTACCACTCCCAGAAGACGCCCCGGTCATCAGGAAACTGGCGCGGGGTGACCTCGACGGCGCCGTCAATCGAGAGCTTGCGAATCTGCATGTTCACAAGCCTAGAGTGGGCGCGCTCAGCGCTGGCTATCCTTGACCGGTGACCCCGAGCATCCGTACTGCCGCATGATCGCGCTGCGCGTCGTCCTCGACGGCGTCAGCGCCGAACCGGCAACCGGGGTCGGCCTGCACGCCCTCGAACTGACCCGTGGCCTCATCGAAACCGCGCCGCGCGGGTGCGAGGTGCGCGGCTTCACGCCCTCGCTGCCTGACAGCGAATACGACATCATCGCCGAGAGGCTGCCCGGCCTCAGCACCCTCGACAAGAGCGCGCTCGACCGGCGTCAGCTGGCCGCCGCGTGGCAGCACGGGTTCAGCCGGCTGCCCGGGTCGGGGCCGATGCATGCCCCCAGCCTCTTGGCACCGCTCTACCGGCATGATCGGGTCGACGACCCCAACGAGCAGATCATCGTCACCATTCACGACACGGCTGCCTGGTCGCACCCCGAAGTGCTCACCAGCCGCGGAGTCGCCTGGCACCGCGCCATGGCGCGCCGCGCCCACAAGTACGCCGACGCGGTGGTTGTGCCGAGCCACTCGGTCGCCGACGAACTCGCCGACATTCTCAGCTTCGGCGACCGCATTCGCGTCATCCCCGGGGCCGTGGGTCGCGCCTTCCGGGTACCCGACGACGCCGATGCGGTCGCGCGCCGCCTCAGCCTGCCGTCGACGTTCATCGCGCTGACCGGAACCGTCGACCGCCGCAGTGGGCTCAGCTCGATCATCGACGCGCTCAGCCTCCCCGATGCCCCCGACCTGCCGCTCGTCGTCTTCACCGATTCAGGGTCGGGGAGCGCCCTGGATGCGGCGATCGCCGACTCCCCCGCCCGGCGCAACCGCCTTCTCGTGCTCGACGGACTAGAGGCCCACGAGCGCGCTGTCGTGCTGGACCGCGCCCTCCTCGCCATCGCGCCCCTGCTCGCCGACAGCTTCGTCATCGCGGCGCTCGAGGCGATGACGCTCGCCACGCCCCTCGTGCATACCGATCAGCCGGCGCTGCGAGAAACCGTCGGAGACGCGGGCCTGCTCGTCGAATCGGACTCCGTCGCTGACCTAGCGGAAGGGCTGGCGGCGCGCCTCAGCGAGCTCGCCTCCGACACCGAAGCACGAACCGTGCTCGGACTCGCCGGGCAGGACCGTGCCCGGGCCTTCACCTGGCGTGATGCTGCCGAAAAGACCTGGCAACTGCACGCCGACCTATAGATGCCTCGGCCCGGAGGAGCCAACACCCCTACTACGCCGCCTCCACTATCGACTCAGAGAGACATCGGCGCGGGCAGCAATGGCTTTGATCAGCGCGGACGCGTTCTCGGCGCCGAATCCGGCTGCTATCGCTTCATCGACGTAACCAGCGGCAACCTCGAGCCCGGCTATAGGGCTTTCACACTCCGCCGCAAAAGCCTTGATCAGCCGTGTGTCCTTTTGCATCAGCGCGAGCGCGAAGGAGGGCGAGTAGTCGCCCTCCAGGACCGCGGGACCGACGCCGTCAAAGATCGGTGAACGGAAGTCGGTGACCGAAAGCACCTCCAGGACGGCACCCAAATCGAGCCCCGCCTTATGCGCGAACGTGAGTGCCTCACCGAGAGCAAGCAGCTGCGACGCCACGATGAGATTGCCGACGAGTTTCATGCGAACCCCGCTACCGGGCCCACCCACGTGGTGAACAGAGCTACTAATGGCATTGAGAACGCCTCGCGCAGCCTCCACGACGTCCGTCTCGCCGCCGGCCACGACCCAGAGACCGCCCTGGCGTGCTTCACCCTTCGAACCAAATACGGGGGCATCGACGAAACGAACATTCCGCTGGTCGAACGACGCTCGTTCCTCCGCGCTCACCTCCGGACTGATGGTCGAGAGGTCCACCACGATCGAGTTGGCTGAGACGATCTCGGCGAGACCCTCCTGGCCAAGAACGACGGCTCGAACGGCGGCATCATCGGCAAGGCAGTAGAGCACGAAGTCAACCTCGGCCACGGCATGTTCAACCGACTCAGCCTCCACAGCCCCCTCGGCAACCAGATCGGATGCACGGCCCGCCGTGCGATTCCATACGGTCACCGTGTGCCCGGCCTTCAAAAGGTTGTGGGCCATACCGTGACCCATCACGCCCAACCCCAACATCGCAACCGTCGCCATATCAGTTCACCGTCGCGTGGCTCGGGGAATTTGCGAGCTTCCATGACTGCAGAAAACGCAAGTAAGCGGTGGCCCCGGGATCCTGCAAGCCGATGCTGCGGTCCTGCAGCCACGAGGCCCGGCCCCGCCGAGACTGAAGTTCCTTCGACGTCATGACGCCCCGCTCAGCAGCAGCGATAGCAGCGTCGATCCGCTTTGCTGCGCCTTCCGTGTTGCGCAGCGCCTCGGCCGCGGGGAACATTGCGTCCAAAATCGTCTTGTCGCCGACTTGAGACTTGCCCCGCTGACTGATGGATTCGGCCGCCGCTAGAGCAAACGCGTTGACCATCTCAGAATCAACCTTTTCAGCGTCGCCCCAGACTCGAGACCCTGCCAGCAAAGCGCCCGCCACTAGTGCTGCCATCGTGGAGGGATTGGCGTTGGCGAAGGCTTTTGCGCAAGCGAGAACCACTTCAGTCGGCTTCGCATCAGACGGGAGCTGCTCGAGCGCCTCCAGCGCCGCTTGTGCACCCAACGAGACCGTGATGCCGAGATCCCCGTCCCCCAGCGCCTGGTCGAGATCTCCTAATTCATCCGCGTACCCAGGAAACACCCCAAGGCAATTCCGGATCGCCAGGTTGAGTTCGTGTCCGTTCATCGTTGCTTATGCCTCTCGGAAGAAGGGGGATTCAGCCGGCGACTCAAGCAGCGCCAGTCGCTCGTCGGTCAACGCCAGGATGGAAATAGAAGCACCTGCCATTTCGAGGCTTGTCGCGTATTCACCGACGTAGCTCTTGGCGATGGTGATCCCCTGGGAACTCAACATCTGGTGGGTTTTGCGGAAGAGCAGGTACAGCTCCTCCAGCGGAGTTGCACCCATTCCATTCACTAGAACCGCAACGCGATCGCCCGATGTCACGCCCAGGTCGTCAATGAGGCGCCCGGTTAGGTGTTCAGCGATCTCGTCAGCAGTCTCCATAGATCCCCGATGAATACCAGGTTCGCCATGAATTCCAATTCCGATTTCCATCTCATCGTCGGCGAGCTGGAAACTAGGCTTCGCTGTTGTGGGAAGGATCGTCGGGGACAGTCCAACCCCCATCGTGGCGGTGTGATTGATGATGTCCTCTGCCACCGCAGCAACCTGGTCGAGGGAATCGCCACGCTCAGCAGCCGCACCAGCGGCCTTGAAGGCAAAGAAGATTCCCGCGACGCCGCGACGATCGGCCGCCCGCTCCTTCGGTTGGCTGGCGACATCGTCGTGCCCGAGCACGGTCACAGTGCGAATTCCCTCTAGTTCGGCCATGTCAGTCGACAGGTCGAAGTTGAATACGTCGCCTCCGTAGTTGCCATACAGGTACAACACCCCCGCGCCGCCGTCGACAGCTTTCGTGGCCTCGAGAATTTGTGCCGAAGATGGCGAGGAGAACACATTCCCGATAGCTACGCCATCGCATAGTCCCCGGCCGACGTAACCCTTGAACAGCGGCAAGTGACCCGATCCGCCCCCGGTGACGATTCCGACTTTGCCGGCGACCGGTGCATCGGCGCGCACCAATACGCGACGATCCGGCGTCGGCGCTTTTACTAATTCAGGATGCGCCAACAGAATGCCGTCGACGAATTCATCGACGAAATCTTTCGGGTCATTGATGATTTTCTTCACGATTGCTCCGAATCCTTCGTTACTGCCAGTGGCGTGGGTGGTGGTGTAGGCACGCGAGGTGGTGCCCCGCGAGACTTACGCAAACGTCGTTGAGCGCTGAGATAGTCGAGAATCATCACGCCGATCAGAATGACGCCCTGGGCGATGGCGTACTCGTACGACGACAGGCGTATCGCGGTGAAGCCGCTGGAGACAATCTGCAGAGCCATAGTTGCCAGAACTACGCCCGCGACCGAGGCGAATCCTCCGTTGGGATTCGTGCCCCCCAAGACCGCGATCACAATGACGAGCAACACGTACGAGGATCCATAGTCCGCGGATGCGGTGGGGTTCCGCGTCAGGAAGAGCACTCCGGCGATGCCCGCAAGTGTGCCTCCCATTGTGTAGGTGCTCATCAACACGGTTCGGCCACTTATGCCCGAGAAGCGAGCGGCCACAGGGTTTGCACCCTGAAGCTGTATCTTGCGCCCCAGAGGAGTCTTAGAGATAAAGAGCGCGACGACGACAGCGATGACTATGAAGACTACGAAAAGCAGAGGAACCGGGCCGATCGCAGTCCGTCCGAAATCAGTCAGGGCCTGCGGAGCGCCATAGAGAGTTGAACCGCCTGTCACGACGATCGCAATTCCGTTGAGAATCTGCATCGTGCCCAGCGTCGCGAGAATTGGCGTAATCCCCACGCCGCTCACGAGGACTCCATTGAGAACCCCGCAAGCGACACCCATGGCGATACCCGCCAACAAAATCGGAATGGTCAGGCTCTCCGCGAGAGCCTGATCTGTCGATGCGACGGCTGAGTACAGCATGACCACTGTGATCGCCGACAAGTTTGCGATCGCCACGAGGGAAAGATCGATACCGCCGGTGAGCATGGCAAGCATCATTGCGATGGCGAGGATGCCGATCTCGGGAGCGGCTACACCCATATTCTGCAGATTGATGGGGCTGAGAAACACGCGCGGGTTCAGTGTGGCGAAGATCGAGAAGACGAGGAGCACGGCGATGACCATCCGCCCCGTCTTCCTGTTGCCAGCGCGATCAATGACGCCCCGTGCGAAGGCACTCGCCTGCTCATTGAATCGAGCAGCTACCCCATGAGACGCGCTTTCAGCGGGCCGCTCCGGCGCCGTTCGTTGACTCACGATGCGCCACCCTTCACGACGTGTTCAGCCTTGGGTTCGTCGAGCGTATGCACCCGCCGCGCCTTCTTTCTGGCGGTGACCGCTTGAACACCGACGCCGACGATGAGGAGGAAGCCGACCGCAGCGCGCAACCAAGCGCTGGGAACACCGGCCAGCAGCAGACTGTTGTTGATTACCTGAATGAGAAGGACGCCCATCACCGTGCCGAGCACCGACCCGCGGCCACCGAAAATTGAAGCCCCGCCCAGCACCACAGCAGCAATGATGTCCAGCTCATTTCCGACGAGATCTTGTGGGTTGGCGCTGCGCCCCATCACCATGTGAGCGATGCCTGCGATCGCCGCTAGGACGCCAACGAGCACATACATGAGAATTTGCGTCCGCATGACGCGAAAGCCCGCGCGCCGTGCGGCTTCAGCGTCGCCGCCGATCGCATACAGGGAGCGTCCAAACATGGTCTTGGTGAGCATCCACCAGACCAGAACACTGAGACCGATGGCCACGACCGCCATCACATGGAGTGACGCGCGCCCCGTCTCTGTCCTGAAGTCAAGGACGGAGAGAGAGGACAGCGCCGCGAGGGATGGGGGAAGTTGCGCGTAATAGGTTGCCCCGATGTAGGTGTACATGACACCGACGAAGAGACCCTGCGTACCCAGGGTGACAATTAAGGTAGGGAGGCGGTAACGGGCTATGACTACGCCGTTTATAAGACCCAACACGGCACCAATGGCCAGCGCGAGAGCGATGATGACGAGAGCTGGCAGCTCTGGGGCCGTGGTGATCGCAAACGAGACGGCGGTATACGCCGAAAAGATTGCCACGGCCGCAAACGAGACGTCGATACCGCCCGAGACGATCACGATAAGTACTGCGAGGGCGAAGATGAGTGGAACAGTCGCGCTACGGAGGATCGAAAAAGCTGTCCCCACTGTGAAGAAAGCGGGGCTCAGCGTCGACATCGTCACGAACAAGGAGAGAAGGACAAGCGCGAGAATGCCCTCGTTATTGGGCCCGCGCAGTCGGCGAAGCGTGTCCATAATCAGGCCGCCATCCTTTCCTGGATAGCCCCAGCACTTATTTCGTCGCCGGACAACTCGTGCTTAAGGCGGCCCTGGCCGACGACCAGAATTCGATGACAGCACGCGACGAGTTCGGGGGCGTCATCGGAGATTACGATGATCGCCATTCCTTGTTCCGCCGCGGCACGCAAAAGTGCGAGAATCTGCGCCTTGGAACCCACATCGACGCCCACGGTCGGCCCATTGAGAATCAAGACCTTCGGATCGGTTGCCAGCCACTTCGCGATAACCACCCGCTGGGCGTTGCCTCCCGACAAAGATCGCACGGGCGCCTCCGGGTTGGGGGCCTTGATGCTCAGCGACGAGAAAAGCCGCGTGATGGTGCCCGTCACCCGTCGTCGATCGAGAGCACGCCACCGATTACGGTGACGATCGAGAGAGGCCGCGATAATGTTGTCCGCAATCGGTTTCTCGAGAAACAGCCCCTGAGACAGTCTGTCCTCAGGCACATAGCCGATACCGGCTGCGACAGCGTCGCCGATGGATCGAATCGAAGAGACTCTCCCATCGACCGCAATGGTGCCGGAAGCGGCGGGCCGCACCCCAAAAATAGCCTCCGCAATCTCCGTGCGTCCCGAGCCCAGAAGCCCCGTGACGCCGACGATCTCTCCTGGACGGACAGCGAAACTGACATCGTGAAAAGCACCGGGCAAGTCAAGGTGGCTGACTTCGAGACGGGGTGCGAGATTCTCGTCGAGGACTGCCACATCGCGCGATTCATCGAGCACTCGCCCGGTCATGTGCTCTGCGATAGAGCGTCGGTCGAAGGACTCGACGAGACCCGTTGTCACGACACGACCGGATCGCATGATGGTGACGCGCTGCGAGATGGCGAGTACCTCTTCAAGTTTGTGAGAAACGAAGACCACTGACACGGCCTTGGCACGCAAACGATCCACCAAAGCGAAGAGTTGAGTCACCTCAGTGTGGGTGAGTGCTGTCGTGGGCTCGTCCATGATGATGACCCGAGCGTCATTGACGAGAGCGCGACAAATGGCGGTGAGCTGCTTGTCTGCAACAGAAAGCTCACCCACCTCGCTATCGAGGTCGAGATCGAGTTGCAGTTCGTCAACGATCGCTCGGGCTCTTGGCCGGATCATCCGCGCTCGGTACAGCTTCTGCCTACTTGCCACCTCTGCCGTCAAGACAATGTTCTCGGCCACGGTCAAGTTGGGGAAAAGGGAAAAGTCTTGGTAGATAACCTGAACACCCCTGGTGATGGCGTCGGTCGCGTTCATTCTCGAGTGCTTCTCGCCATCGATTATGACGTGGCCACCGTCTGGTCGCTCAACACCGGAGATCACCTTGATCAGCGTGGACTTGCCGCAACCGTTCTCGCCGGCCAGACAATGCACCTCGCCGGGTAGGAGGTCGAGCGATACGCCGTCGAGTGCCTGAACACCCCCGTACCGCTTCGTGATGTCACGAACCGAGAGGACCGGGGACGTCAAGTCCGTCGGGACAGAATCCATCATTGGCCTTCCTGGCGGGGAACTCCGGGAGCGCGCGAACGGACGCGCTCCCGGAGCTCGACTGGGTGAGGAGCTTAGAAGTTGTACTGAGCCGCAGTCTCTGCGTCGGCAGCCACAGAGGCGGCCCCCACAAAGACGTTGTCGTAGCCTTCCAGCTTCTTCAGGGAGGTGTAGCCCTCAATGCCGAGGTCGGTGCCGTCCTCAATAGTGCCGCCATCGGCCAGGATTCGTGCGATCTCCAGCTGAGCCTTACCTGCAAGGGCAGGGTCCCAGAAGAAGATCTTGTCGATCGAACCGTCAGCAAGATACTGATTTGCGACCGAGGGAATCGAGGTGCCCATCACGCAGACCTGATCCTCGAGACCGGCCTCCTGGACAGCGCGCCCGATACCCGGCACGTCGTTCCCAGCGGATCCCTGAAATCCCTTGATGTTCGGGTACTTCGCCAGGATTTCCTTGGCGCGT
The sequence above is a segment of the Microcella alkaliphila genome. Coding sequences within it:
- a CDS encoding sugar ABC transporter ATP-binding protein, which translates into the protein MMDSVPTDLTSPVLSVRDITKRYGGVQALDGVSLDLLPGEVHCLAGENGCGKSTLIKVISGVERPDGGHVIIDGEKHSRMNATDAITRGVQVIYQDFSLFPNLTVAENIVLTAEVASRQKLYRARMIRPRARAIVDELQLDLDLDSEVGELSVADKQLTAICRALVNDARVIIMDEPTTALTHTEVTQLFALVDRLRAKAVSVVFVSHKLEEVLAISQRVTIMRSGRVVTTGLVESFDRRSIAEHMTGRVLDESRDVAVLDENLAPRLEVSHLDLPGAFHDVSFAVRPGEIVGVTGLLGSGRTEIAEAIFGVRPAASGTIAVDGRVSSIRSIGDAVAAGIGYVPEDRLSQGLFLEKPIADNIIAASLDRHRNRWRALDRRRVTGTITRLFSSLSIKAPNPEAPVRSLSGGNAQRVVIAKWLATDPKVLILNGPTVGVDVGSKAQILALLRAAAEQGMAIIVISDDAPELVACCHRILVVGQGRLKHELSGDEISAGAIQERMAA